One Deinococcus multiflagellatus DNA window includes the following coding sequences:
- a CDS encoding RNA polymerase sigma factor has translation MEDLPDETLLELILAGSEPAFLELYRRESGYIHGLLRHLLSSPDDIEQAVYETFLAFRDKAIQLQHIHGRLPKRELYRLALQRAWFRRRLTAPVDTPLEVYLPFLQAPPTLERLEQKADVERLLEGLSVWDLELVILRWYSGFTYEEIADLQRIPVGTVKSRVAAVVRRLRQRAHELGWEEDESS, from the coding sequence ATGGAAGACCTGCCAGATGAGACGCTTCTGGAGCTGATTCTTGCCGGAAGCGAGCCGGCCTTCCTCGAACTGTACCGGCGAGAGTCAGGGTACATCCATGGGCTGCTGCGCCACCTGCTCAGCAGCCCAGACGATATCGAACAGGCGGTCTACGAAACGTTCCTTGCATTTCGTGACAAGGCGATCCAACTGCAGCACATTCATGGCCGGCTCCCAAAACGCGAACTTTACCGGTTGGCGCTGCAGCGGGCCTGGTTCAGACGCCGTCTCACTGCCCCGGTTGACACGCCTCTTGAGGTCTATCTTCCTTTTCTTCAAGCGCCGCCCACTCTCGAACGTCTTGAACAGAAGGCTGATGTTGAGCGGCTCCTGGAAGGCCTGAGTGTCTGGGACCTGGAACTGGTCATCCTGCGGTGGTACAGCGGCTTTACCTACGAGGAAATCGCCGACCTGCAGCGGATTCCGGTCGGTACGGTCAAAAGTAGAGTTGCGGCAGTGGTCAGACGCCTGCGCCAGCGGGCCCACGAGTTGGGCTGGGAGGAAGATGAATCATCCTGA